Proteins encoded in a region of the Armatimonadota bacterium genome:
- a CDS encoding 1,4-alpha-glucan-branching protein: MENAKPLGYFAFVLHSHIPYVLAHGRSPHGMDWLSESAAETYIPLLNTCYRLIKEGISPQFTIGITPVLAEQLVQPAFVSEFEAWLQDKIAAAELNRKEFLSEKNLGMAALADYWYWFFSKTLTDFRERYRSDIIGAFRDLQDAGHVEILTSAATHGYLPLLGTDEAVQAQIKQGVQTYKRLFGRAPRGFWLPECAYRPRYRWNYPVDFEGKPSEPWLRKGVEEILAENGIEYFFIDSHLLKGGEAIGVYAERFKPLRELWEQFSVQYRPEEVEKSPYYVYLVNSSGEPKPPVAVFTRDPRTGVQVWSADSGYPGDEYYLEFHKKQPPGGLRYWRISRPKNDLGKKQPYELAKAFERIQEHARHFVDLAHEVLSEHVQSTGQSGIITAMYDTELYGHWWFEGPEWLYWVRRGMETHPEIHPITCGKYLHLHPPQTVVQLPEGSWGEGGYHWVWLNEWTEWTWKRIYPAEREMVRLARQYGDNPKVQTILKQIARELLLLQSSDWQFLISTWSARDYAELRAQWHADRFQMLVSLLERVARSEEPSAEEWGALGEAEERDNIFPDVEPKWWAQVEFPPNE, encoded by the coding sequence TTGGAAAACGCAAAACCGCTCGGTTACTTTGCCTTTGTGTTGCACTCGCATATTCCATACGTGCTGGCACACGGGCGCAGTCCGCACGGTATGGACTGGCTATCGGAAAGCGCTGCCGAGACATACATACCGCTGCTGAATACCTGTTACCGGCTGATCAAGGAAGGCATCTCACCGCAGTTTACCATTGGCATCACACCGGTACTGGCGGAGCAGTTGGTGCAGCCGGCGTTCGTCTCCGAGTTCGAGGCTTGGCTGCAGGATAAAATCGCCGCCGCCGAGTTGAATCGAAAAGAGTTCCTGAGCGAGAAAAACCTGGGCATGGCCGCGTTGGCGGATTACTGGTACTGGTTTTTCAGTAAAACTTTAACCGATTTTCGGGAACGCTATCGGTCGGACATCATCGGTGCATTCCGTGACCTGCAAGACGCTGGGCATGTGGAAATCCTGACCAGCGCGGCAACGCACGGCTATCTGCCCCTGCTGGGAACTGATGAGGCGGTGCAGGCGCAAATCAAGCAGGGGGTGCAGACCTACAAGCGACTGTTCGGCAGAGCACCGCGAGGATTCTGGCTGCCAGAATGCGCTTACCGCCCGCGCTACCGCTGGAACTATCCGGTGGACTTCGAAGGAAAACCCTCCGAACCCTGGCTGCGCAAAGGGGTAGAGGAGATTTTAGCGGAAAACGGTATCGAGTACTTTTTCATCGATTCGCACTTGCTGAAGGGCGGCGAGGCGATAGGCGTCTACGCCGAGCGGTTCAAGCCCTTGCGAGAACTATGGGAGCAGTTTAGCGTGCAGTACCGCCCAGAGGAAGTGGAAAAGTCGCCATACTATGTGTATCTGGTGAACTCGTCCGGCGAACCCAAACCCCCTGTTGCTGTCTTCACACGCGACCCGCGCACCGGGGTGCAGGTGTGGAGCGCGGACTCCGGCTACCCGGGCGACGAGTACTACCTGGAGTTCCACAAGAAACAACCGCCCGGGGGGTTGCGTTACTGGCGTATTTCCCGTCCGAAAAACGATTTGGGCAAGAAGCAACCGTACGAGCTGGCGAAGGCGTTCGAGCGCATTCAGGAACACGCGAGACATTTTGTAGACCTCGCACACGAGGTACTCAGCGAGCACGTGCAATCCACCGGTCAAAGCGGTATCATCACTGCCATGTACGACACCGAGTTGTACGGGCACTGGTGGTTCGAAGGTCCCGAATGGCTGTACTGGGTGCGCAGAGGCATGGAAACGCATCCTGAAATTCATCCCATCACCTGCGGCAAGTACCTGCATCTTCACCCGCCCCAAACGGTGGTGCAGCTGCCGGAAGGCTCATGGGGCGAAGGCGGCTACCACTGGGTATGGCTGAACGAGTGGACGGAGTGGACGTGGAAGCGTATTTACCCCGCCGAGCGCGAGATGGTGCGCCTGGCGAGGCAGTACGGTGACAACCCGAAGGTGCAGACCATCCTGAAGCAAATCGCCCGCGAGTTGCTGCTGCTACAGTCCTCCGACTGGCAGTTTCTCATCAGCACGTGGTCGGCGCGAGATTACGCCGAGTTGCGAGCACAGTGGCATGCCGACCGTTTCCAGATGCTGGTGAGCCTGCTGGAGCGGGTAGCGCGGAGTGAGGAGCCATCCGCTGAGGAGTGGGGCGCTCTGGGTGAGGCGGAAGAGCGCGATAACATCTTTCCCGATGTCGAGCCGAAGTGGTGGGCGCAGGTAGAGTTCCCACCGAATGAGTAG
- a CDS encoding branched-chain amino acid ABC transporter permease — translation MEVYLQQLINGVQYGSIYALIAVGYTMVYGVLRLINFAHGDIYMLGAFVAYYVVTGLALHQHPSVGNFLFVLIVSMAVCALAGVLIERLAYRPIRNAPRLTALITAIGVSLLLENGGIVVFGADPKYIPTVLQNSVAPRGGLYISHGQVIMLAASVLFMLILRFIVMNTRFGRAVRAISYDIDAARLMGIDVDRAITLTFALGSALAGAAGMMVATFTSVKITPLFGLLPGVKAFVAAVLGGIGNIPGAVLGGILMGVIEAFVGGSALTTYRDAIAFMILIIVLLLRPGGILGKTVVEKV, via the coding sequence ATGGAAGTCTATTTGCAACAGCTAATCAACGGTGTGCAATATGGCAGCATCTACGCGCTGATCGCCGTGGGCTACACAATGGTGTATGGGGTGCTCCGGCTCATCAACTTTGCTCATGGCGATATATACATGTTAGGAGCATTTGTGGCGTACTATGTGGTAACCGGATTGGCTCTGCATCAGCATCCCAGCGTTGGCAATTTCTTGTTCGTGTTGATAGTTTCTATGGCAGTATGCGCGCTTGCGGGCGTGTTGATTGAGCGTCTGGCTTATCGCCCTATTCGCAACGCCCCACGTTTAACCGCGTTGATTACTGCCATCGGTGTATCGCTTTTGCTGGAAAACGGTGGCATTGTTGTGTTCGGTGCGGACCCAAAGTACATCCCAACGGTGTTGCAGAACAGCGTTGCCCCACGCGGGGGACTGTACATTAGCCATGGGCAAGTAATTATGCTGGCAGCCTCCGTGTTGTTTATGCTCATCCTGCGCTTTATCGTGATGAACACCCGCTTCGGGCGAGCGGTGCGCGCTATCTCTTACGATATCGATGCCGCCAGGCTTATGGGTATCGACGTGGACCGTGCCATTACACTCACCTTCGCCTTGGGTTCCGCACTAGCTGGGGCGGCCGGGATGATGGTGGCGACCTTCACCAGCGTCAAAATTACCCCTCTCTTTGGGTTGCTGCCCGGTGTCAAAGCGTTCGTCGCAGCAGTGCTGGGGGGCATTGGAAACATCCCGGGTGCGGTGCTTGGAGGTATCCTGATGGGGGTGATAGAAGCCTTTGTCGGAGGCTCGGCACTGACTACCTACCGCGACGCCATCGCCTTCATGATTCTCATCATCGTTCTCCTGCTGCGCCCGGGAGGCATCCTGGGCAAAACGGTTGTGGAGAAGGTGTAA
- a CDS encoding ABC transporter ATP-binding protein, translating to MSVQERMLEIEMLNVRYGPIHALRDVSLYVGKGEIVTIVGANGAGKSTLLRTISGLVRPCSGTIVFDGEDITREPPHEIVRRGLCHAPEGRRIFANMTVRENLLLGASVHSNPDTLIQDFERVFAIFPRLKEREHQIAGTLSGGEQQMLAIGRALMSRPKMLMLDEPSLGLAPNLVQEIFRTIEGINREGTTVLLVEQNAHMALHIAHRGYVLETGEVVLADYAENLLRNEAVRSAYLGE from the coding sequence ATGAGTGTGCAGGAAAGAATGCTCGAGATTGAAATGCTCAACGTGCGCTACGGTCCTATTCACGCACTGCGCGACGTATCCCTGTACGTCGGCAAAGGAGAAATCGTTACCATTGTTGGCGCAAACGGGGCGGGTAAGAGCACCCTGCTGCGCACAATTAGCGGACTGGTACGCCCCTGTAGCGGCACAATCGTCTTCGATGGTGAGGATATTACCCGTGAACCTCCGCACGAGATCGTGCGGCGTGGACTGTGTCACGCTCCGGAAGGGAGGCGCATTTTCGCTAATATGACCGTGCGTGAGAACTTGCTACTGGGTGCCTCTGTGCATAGCAATCCCGACACCTTGATACAGGATTTCGAGCGTGTATTTGCTATTTTCCCGCGCCTGAAGGAGCGTGAACACCAAATTGCTGGTACCCTGTCAGGCGGAGAGCAGCAGATGCTGGCTATCGGAAGAGCGCTGATGTCTCGCCCGAAGATGCTGATGCTGGATGAACCCTCCTTAGGATTAGCCCCGAACCTGGTACAGGAGATATTCCGCACGATCGAGGGCATCAACCGCGAGGGTACTACAGTGTTGCTGGTGGAGCAGAACGCACACATGGCGTTGCACATTGCACATCGGGGCTATGTGCTGGAAACGGGCGAAGTGGTACTGGCGGATTACGCGGAGAATCTGCTACGCAACGAGGCCGTACGCAGTGCGTACTTAGGGGAATGA
- a CDS encoding glutamate formiminotransferase, producing MRQVIECVPNFSEGRHRDTVDALAFAVCEVPGVRLVNVSVDPDHHRTVLTFLGEPGAVAEAAFRCARVAVERIDLRHHQGVHPRIGAVDVMPFIPLRNVEMSACAQVAREVGYRIAHELEVPVYFYEHAALPGRPADLPTIRRGGFERWVGRSLTGDRAPDAGPSLLHPTAGAVVVGARGPLIAFNINLDTDRVEVAQHIAGTIRREREHIAQLAGVRALGLFLASRGIAQVSLNLTQPEQSPLWWIVEYVRQLAAEQGVQILETELVGVAPASAIAGVAAHYLQNPVLNEERILDLWLDPEWSP from the coding sequence ATGCGTCAGGTGATAGAGTGCGTGCCGAACTTCAGTGAAGGACGCCATCGCGATACGGTGGATGCGCTCGCGTTCGCTGTATGTGAAGTGCCTGGTGTTCGGTTGGTGAACGTATCGGTAGACCCCGACCATCACCGCACCGTGTTGACCTTTCTGGGTGAACCGGGCGCGGTGGCGGAAGCGGCTTTTCGCTGTGCCCGGGTAGCAGTGGAGCGGATAGACTTGCGACACCACCAGGGAGTACATCCGCGCATCGGCGCGGTGGATGTGATGCCCTTTATTCCCCTCCGAAACGTGGAAATGTCAGCCTGTGCACAGGTCGCACGCGAGGTAGGGTATCGTATCGCGCATGAGCTGGAGGTGCCGGTGTACTTCTATGAACATGCCGCACTGCCCGGCAGACCGGCAGACCTGCCGACCATCCGGCGTGGAGGGTTTGAACGATGGGTTGGGCGTTCGTTAACGGGCGACCGCGCACCAGACGCCGGTCCATCTCTTCTCCACCCAACGGCGGGAGCAGTCGTTGTGGGCGCGCGTGGACCTCTCATTGCTTTCAATATCAACCTGGACACCGATCGTGTGGAGGTAGCACAGCATATTGCTGGTACTATTCGTCGTGAGCGTGAGCATATCGCTCAGCTGGCGGGAGTGCGTGCGCTGGGGCTATTTCTTGCCTCGCGAGGCATCGCGCAGGTGTCACTGAATCTCACGCAACCTGAGCAGAGTCCGCTCTGGTGGATAGTGGAATACGTACGCCAGCTTGCAGCGGAGCAGGGCGTGCAGATACTGGAAACGGAGCTGGTAGGCGTCGCGCCTGCGTCTGCGATCGCCGGGGTAGCGGCGCACTACTTGCAGAACCCGGTATTGAACGAGGAGCGTATCCTGGACCTGTGGCTGGATCCAGAATGGAGCCCCTGA
- a CDS encoding nicotinamidase, translated as MADTALLIVDVQNDFCPGGALPVPEGDRVVPVLNRAIERFRQLGAPVIASRDWHPEKSTHFAAYGGQWPVHCVQNTEGAAFHPDLRLPEDAIIVSKGMGEDEDAYSVFDARTEDGMPLEDLLKAKGVKRLVVGGLATDYCVRASVLGALERGFEVLVLKDAVRGVDVQPGDSERALAEMQSKGAKLVALEEVSLQSLSGSNR; from the coding sequence ATGGCGGACACTGCGTTGCTCATAGTGGATGTGCAAAACGATTTTTGCCCGGGCGGCGCATTGCCCGTACCGGAAGGAGATAGGGTAGTACCCGTGCTGAACCGCGCCATCGAGCGGTTCCGGCAGTTGGGCGCGCCTGTTATCGCCTCGCGCGACTGGCATCCCGAAAAGAGCACGCACTTCGCTGCGTATGGGGGGCAGTGGCCCGTGCATTGCGTGCAGAATACCGAGGGCGCGGCGTTCCATCCCGACCTGCGTCTGCCCGAAGACGCCATCATCGTGTCCAAAGGGATGGGCGAGGATGAAGATGCCTATTCCGTGTTTGACGCCCGCACGGAAGACGGTATGCCACTGGAAGACCTGCTCAAGGCAAAAGGCGTCAAGCGGCTGGTGGTCGGGGGGCTGGCAACTGATTACTGCGTGCGTGCATCGGTGCTGGGTGCACTGGAACGCGGCTTCGAGGTGCTGGTGCTCAAGGACGCGGTGCGAGGTGTAGACGTGCAGCCGGGCGATAGTGAGAGGGCACTAGCGGAGATGCAGAGCAAAGGCGCGAAGCTGGTCGCACTGGAAGAGGTCTCCCTACAGTCGTTATCAGGCAGCAACCGGTAA
- a CDS encoding ethanolamine utilization protein EutJ, producing the protein MVRICAKSVLWLSVITGIVFTLGGCKPASKPGANSRSGDIPVGVYLSFTGSTATFGESTFKGILLATEEVNARGGINGRKIVLHQEDDRSDAQEARSAVTKLIQRDGVVAVLGEVASSRSLAAAPICQENKIPMISPSSTNPQVTQVGDYIFRVCFIDPFQGAVMAKFAAETLKVKRVAVLTDVKNDYSVGLAKYFKETFTKLGGQIVAEKSYSEGDPDFRAQLTAIKAANPEAIFVPGYYSEVGTIARQARELGIRVPFLGGDGWDSPKLVEGAGNALEGSYFSNHYSHESTDPAVQGFVAKFKQRFNGEVPDALAALGYDAANILFDAIRRAGSPEPTKIRDALAQTKDFPGVTGKITIDADRNAVKPAVILQIRGKEFKYVQTIQP; encoded by the coding sequence TTGGTACGCATCTGCGCAAAAAGCGTTCTGTGGCTGAGCGTGATAACAGGTATTGTGTTTACGCTGGGGGGGTGCAAACCCGCTTCCAAGCCCGGAGCAAACAGCAGATCGGGCGACATCCCTGTGGGTGTCTATCTTTCATTCACAGGTAGTACCGCTACTTTCGGTGAGTCCACGTTCAAGGGTATCCTGCTGGCAACAGAAGAGGTCAACGCGCGAGGAGGGATTAACGGCAGGAAAATCGTGTTGCATCAAGAGGACGACCGCAGCGACGCTCAGGAAGCGCGTAGCGCAGTTACCAAACTGATACAACGAGATGGCGTGGTCGCGGTGTTGGGTGAAGTGGCAAGTTCGCGTAGCCTCGCAGCGGCGCCGATTTGCCAGGAGAACAAAATCCCGATGATTAGCCCATCCTCCACCAATCCTCAGGTTACCCAGGTTGGTGATTATATCTTTCGGGTGTGTTTCATCGACCCCTTCCAGGGAGCGGTTATGGCGAAGTTCGCTGCCGAAACGCTCAAGGTAAAACGTGTAGCTGTGTTGACCGATGTTAAGAACGACTATAGCGTAGGATTGGCAAAATATTTCAAGGAGACCTTCACCAAGTTAGGAGGGCAGATCGTTGCCGAGAAATCTTACAGCGAAGGCGACCCCGATTTCCGGGCACAGCTCACAGCGATTAAAGCGGCAAATCCCGAGGCTATTTTTGTCCCGGGTTATTATTCGGAAGTAGGCACCATTGCGCGGCAGGCACGGGAGCTGGGCATTCGGGTACCCTTCCTGGGCGGGGATGGTTGGGACTCGCCAAAGCTTGTAGAGGGCGCAGGTAATGCGCTGGAAGGAAGCTACTTTAGCAACCACTACTCGCACGAGTCCACCGATCCTGCAGTGCAAGGGTTTGTTGCAAAGTTCAAGCAAAGATTTAACGGGGAGGTACCGGATGCTCTGGCAGCGCTGGGATACGATGCAGCGAACATCCTTTTTGACGCCATCAGGCGAGCCGGCTCTCCTGAGCCAACCAAGATCCGTGATGCGCTGGCGCAAACAAAAGACTTTCCCGGTGTGACGGGTAAAATCACCATCGACGCGGACCGGAATGCAGTAAAACCCGCTGTTATCCTCCAGATAAGGGGTAAAGAATTCAAATACGTGCAGACCATTCAACCTTGA
- the selA gene encoding L-seryl-tRNA(Sec) selenium transferase: METQSTENNRSGLRQLPAVSRVLQDKRVQEAIAEHGRELVVDCVRETLVRLRERLKAGEPVPTDLSSVVQEALRATERWRTLTLRRVINATGVVLHTGLGRAVLAEAACKAVAEVAQGHSMLEIDRETGERGDRIDHIRELLCRLTGAEDATVVNNNAGAVLLAVTVLAQGKEVIISRGQLVEIGGAFRMPDIIAQSGAKLVEVGTTNRTRLSDYERAITSETALLLRCHPSNFRIVGFTEEVSAGDLALLAHKYNLPVLDDVGSGCLAATEQFGLEHEPTLQESVQAGCDVVTCSGDKLLGGPQAGIILGRREIVQRIRRHPLHRALRVDKLTLAALEATLRLYLNPQEAVREIPVLRALAMSAEQIRRRARRLKQSLQAVLPAEKVAVRLREGMSAVGGGSLPGQQLPTTLVCLRPLQINAQQLARALRWQEPAVFARIEQNEVVIDPRTLLDDELDLLVQAATRAMTGCSGGETDHA; encoded by the coding sequence ATGGAAACGCAGAGCACGGAGAATAACCGGTCCGGTTTGCGCCAGCTTCCTGCTGTGTCGCGTGTGCTGCAGGATAAGCGGGTGCAAGAGGCGATAGCTGAACACGGGCGCGAACTGGTTGTGGATTGCGTGCGTGAAACGCTTGTTCGGCTTCGTGAACGCCTGAAAGCAGGTGAGCCGGTACCGACCGACCTGTCGTCGGTAGTGCAGGAAGCCTTACGAGCGACGGAACGATGGCGCACACTCACCCTGCGCCGTGTCATCAACGCAACGGGGGTCGTCCTGCATACCGGTTTGGGGCGTGCCGTGCTGGCGGAAGCTGCCTGTAAGGCGGTGGCGGAGGTGGCTCAGGGTCACTCGATGCTGGAAATTGACCGCGAAACCGGCGAGCGAGGGGACCGTATCGACCATATACGTGAACTGCTGTGCCGGTTGACCGGTGCGGAAGATGCTACCGTTGTAAACAACAACGCAGGAGCGGTGCTGCTGGCGGTGACGGTGCTAGCGCAGGGTAAAGAGGTCATCATCTCGCGCGGGCAGCTGGTGGAAATCGGAGGGGCGTTTCGGATGCCGGACATCATCGCGCAAAGTGGGGCAAAACTGGTGGAAGTGGGCACCACTAACCGCACGCGCTTGTCGGACTATGAGCGGGCGATCACCTCAGAGACTGCCTTGTTGTTGCGTTGCCATCCCAGCAACTTCCGTATCGTCGGCTTTACCGAAGAGGTATCCGCAGGGGATTTGGCGTTGCTGGCGCACAAATACAACCTGCCGGTGCTGGATGACGTGGGCAGTGGATGCCTCGCCGCTACCGAGCAGTTTGGGCTGGAACACGAGCCCACCCTGCAAGAGAGTGTGCAGGCGGGGTGCGATGTGGTCACCTGTAGCGGTGACAAGCTTCTCGGAGGTCCGCAGGCGGGTATCATTCTGGGGCGCAGGGAGATTGTACAGCGCATTCGCAGGCATCCGTTGCACCGTGCTCTTCGTGTGGATAAACTGACTCTTGCTGCGCTGGAGGCGACCCTGCGTCTCTACCTGAACCCGCAGGAGGCGGTTCGTGAGATTCCGGTCCTTCGCGCGCTGGCAATGTCTGCCGAGCAGATTCGGCGGCGGGCGCGGCGATTAAAGCAGAGCCTGCAGGCTGTGCTGCCTGCAGAGAAAGTGGCGGTGCGCCTGCGCGAGGGGATGTCTGCTGTAGGCGGTGGGAGCCTGCCCGGTCAACAGCTGCCTACTACGCTGGTCTGCCTGCGACCATTACAGATAAACGCTCAACAGCTGGCGCGCGCTCTGCGCTGGCAGGAACCCGCCGTGTTTGCCCGTATCGAACAAAATGAGGTGGTCATCGACCCACGTACCTTGCTGGATGACGAGTTGGATCTGCTGGTACAGGCGGCAACGCGCGCCATGACTGGATGCTCTGGAGGTGAAACCGACCATGCATGA
- the gcvT gene encoding aminomethyltransferase, which produces MATENSELRRTPLADAHPRMGARMVDFAGWWMPVQYVGIMHEARAVRENVGMFDISHMGRFHLRGDEAIPALEKLTTNDISALIDGAAQYSLLTNPQGGVIDDIIVYRLASNHLLVVVNAANADKDKGWIQQHLPPSVSLQDATAQTAMIAVQGPKAIGLVSHLFSQNLAELPRFHATASQWRGYSVLVARTGYTGEDGVEVIIDASAAELLWSILHEAGATPCGLGARDVLRIEAGYPLYGHELNEHINPIEAGLSWVVSKSKEFIGAEVIRRIREQGAARKLVGLEVEGRMVARQGYLVQVNGQTVGEITSGTFSPTLEKSIAMAFVSSEHARMRSEVQVDMRGRLVSARIVSRRFVSHV; this is translated from the coding sequence ATGGCGACAGAAAACAGTGAACTTCGACGTACTCCCCTCGCCGATGCACACCCCCGGATGGGGGCGCGTATGGTGGATTTCGCTGGATGGTGGATGCCTGTGCAATACGTCGGCATCATGCATGAAGCGCGCGCTGTGCGCGAAAACGTGGGCATGTTCGATATCAGCCACATGGGCAGGTTCCATCTACGAGGGGATGAAGCCATCCCTGCGCTGGAGAAATTGACCACTAACGACATTTCCGCACTGATCGATGGCGCGGCGCAGTATTCGCTGCTCACCAACCCGCAGGGTGGTGTTATCGACGACATCATCGTCTACCGCCTGGCTTCCAACCACCTGCTGGTGGTGGTGAACGCCGCCAACGCCGACAAAGACAAGGGTTGGATACAACAGCATTTGCCGCCATCGGTTTCTCTGCAGGATGCTACCGCACAGACCGCCATGATAGCCGTGCAGGGTCCGAAAGCCATCGGTCTGGTGAGCCATCTCTTCTCGCAAAACCTGGCAGAACTGCCTCGCTTCCACGCGACAGCCAGCCAATGGCGCGGATATTCGGTGCTTGTAGCGCGTACCGGCTACACGGGCGAAGACGGCGTGGAAGTGATTATCGACGCTTCGGCGGCGGAGTTGCTGTGGAGCATCTTGCATGAGGCAGGAGCAACCCCCTGTGGGTTGGGAGCGCGGGATGTGCTGCGCATCGAAGCGGGATACCCCCTGTACGGACACGAGCTGAACGAGCACATCAACCCCATCGAAGCGGGGCTGAGTTGGGTGGTCAGCAAAAGCAAAGAGTTCATCGGCGCGGAGGTTATCCGCCGTATCCGCGAGCAGGGCGCGGCACGCAAGCTGGTCGGACTGGAGGTAGAGGGGCGTATGGTGGCGAGGCAGGGTTACCTCGTGCAGGTAAACGGGCAGACCGTTGGCGAAATAACCAGCGGAACCTTCTCGCCAACACTGGAGAAGAGCATTGCGATGGCTTTCGTGAGCAGTGAACACGCCAGAATGCGCAGCGAGGTGCAGGTAGACATGCGCGGCAGGCTGGTGTCGGCGCGGATAGTGTCCAGAAGGTTCGTTAGTCACGTATAA
- a CDS encoding ABC transporter ATP-binding protein, with protein MEPLLSVQDCTMRFGGLTAVKGLNLQLFPQELVGLIGPNGAGKTTVFNLLTGVYRPVEGHIIFQGRDITGWKPHAIARLGIARTFQNIRLFGSMTVLQNVKVGARLHMRTGLWHATWRTYSMLTEEQEVEREAWHLLREMGLDDMAHHLAHNLPYGKQRRLEIARALATHPRLLLLDEPAAGMNPQETADLMELIRRLRDEYNVTILLIEHDMKVVMGICERVIVLDYGEEIAQGTPQEIRTNPRVIEAYLGEAPV; from the coding sequence ATGGAGCCTCTGCTCAGCGTACAGGACTGTACCATGCGTTTCGGGGGATTGACCGCGGTCAAGGGGTTGAACCTGCAGCTGTTTCCGCAGGAGTTGGTGGGGCTTATCGGTCCGAACGGCGCGGGGAAGACCACAGTGTTCAATTTGCTCACAGGTGTCTACCGCCCCGTAGAAGGACACATCATCTTTCAGGGGCGTGATATTACCGGCTGGAAGCCACACGCCATTGCCAGACTAGGCATCGCACGCACTTTCCAGAATATCCGCTTGTTCGGCTCGATGACGGTGTTACAAAACGTAAAGGTGGGGGCACGTCTACACATGCGCACCGGCTTGTGGCATGCCACGTGGCGCACCTACTCTATGCTGACGGAGGAGCAGGAAGTAGAAAGGGAAGCCTGGCATTTGTTGCGCGAGATGGGGCTTGATGATATGGCACATCACCTGGCTCATAATTTGCCTTACGGTAAACAGAGACGTTTGGAGATCGCCCGTGCGCTGGCAACACATCCACGCCTGCTTTTGCTGGATGAGCCTGCGGCAGGCATGAACCCTCAAGAGACCGCCGACTTGATGGAGCTCATCCGCCGCTTGCGCGACGAGTACAATGTTACTATCCTGCTTATTGAACACGACATGAAAGTGGTTATGGGTATCTGCGAGCGGGTTATCGTGCTGGACTACGGCGAGGAGATTGCGCAGGGTACCCCACAGGAAATACGAACCAATCCGCGTGTTATCGAAGCGTACCTGGGGGAGGCGCCCGTATGA
- a CDS encoding branched-chain amino acid ABC transporter permease has translation MSRWQFWLWRVLSVGVSLVALLGTNALVASLRSAGWLDEYTYRVMMLCGINILLAVSLNLINGITGQFSIGHAGFQGVGAYTSAAFTVFVVSPWMRERGLYGTPIGDSALLIAGIMAGAVSASLAGLFVGIPSLRLRGDYLAIATLGFGEIIRVTILNVEQVGGARGFYGIPLLTTFFWLYLAVIVLLALSRNLLVSTQGLAFLAVRDDEIAAEAIGVHSTRIKVIAFVTGACFAGIAGALYAHFDGYLNPDNFRLDQSIIILTMVVLGGQGSITGSVLSSVLLTVVLEWLRFLPTITIGGRAFSPSELRMVFFSLMLILLMLWRQTGLLGRREFGWHVVRQYWRLLRT, from the coding sequence ATGAGCCGTTGGCAGTTCTGGCTGTGGCGTGTACTGTCGGTGGGCGTCTCGCTAGTAGCGCTGCTCGGCACCAACGCCCTGGTTGCTTCGCTGCGCTCTGCCGGTTGGCTGGATGAGTACACCTATCGCGTCATGATGCTGTGCGGCATCAATATCCTGCTGGCAGTCAGCCTCAACCTGATTAACGGTATTACCGGACAGTTTTCTATCGGACATGCTGGATTTCAGGGGGTAGGAGCGTATACCTCGGCAGCCTTCACCGTTTTTGTGGTATCACCCTGGATGCGTGAGCGAGGACTATATGGCACCCCGATAGGTGATAGCGCGCTCCTGATAGCGGGCATCATGGCGGGAGCGGTGTCTGCTTCGCTGGCAGGGCTGTTTGTCGGCATCCCATCCCTGCGACTGCGAGGCGACTATCTGGCTATCGCCACCCTGGGCTTCGGGGAAATTATCCGTGTGACCATTTTGAACGTCGAGCAGGTCGGCGGCGCCCGAGGGTTCTATGGTATTCCGCTCCTGACCACCTTTTTCTGGTTGTACCTGGCGGTCATCGTGCTGCTGGCTTTGTCGCGCAATTTGTTGGTTTCAACGCAGGGGCTCGCTTTCCTGGCTGTACGCGATGACGAAATTGCTGCCGAGGCGATAGGAGTCCATAGCACGCGCATCAAGGTCATCGCCTTTGTCACGGGAGCCTGTTTTGCAGGTATCGCCGGTGCTCTCTACGCCCACTTTGATGGCTATCTCAACCCTGATAACTTTCGTCTAGACCAGTCGATCATTATCTTGACGATGGTGGTGCTGGGCGGACAGGGCAGTATTACCGGTTCGGTGCTTTCTTCGGTGTTACTGACCGTCGTGCTGGAGTGGCTACGGTTCTTGCCGACCATCACGATAGGGGGGCGGGCATTTTCTCCATCCGAATTACGTATGGTCTTCTTCTCGCTGATGCTTATCCTGCTCATGCTATGGCGTCAGACCGGATTGCTAGGGCGTCGCGAGTTTGGATGGCATGTGGTACGGCAGTACTGGAGGTTACTGAGAACGTAG